From the Mytilus trossulus isolate FHL-02 unplaced genomic scaffold, PNRI_Mtr1.1.1.hap1 h1tg000085l___fragment_1__unscaffolded, whole genome shotgun sequence genome, one window contains:
- the LOC134699796 gene encoding cardioacceleratory peptide receptor-like → MRFFVINLAIADFCVGLFFVLPETLFNWFDVQWNPYVCYIYYVYFSMVPFYVSTYAIVVLSIDRAYVIVRPLAAASKGKLYRYGMALSAWIIGCILAIPYGVFGKYSEEDVYCMHDSPSLVLLYADLTTIIILPIGIITVCYSVIIITIRGRERNGFLRGKNNDSDNDCDTNVRNNSISKAKIRTIKLLCVVVCAYIICWAPITIAAVLMHHEIAEYGLWFKVLYLLAPVNSLANPLVFLIFNQKMFRSKTNKTKKKVFRGTTFKTETETLSLGI, encoded by the exons ATGCGATTTTTCGTAATTAATCTAGCTATTGCAG atttttgtGTAGGACTTTTTTTTGTTCTACCTGAAACCCTTTTTAATTGGTTTGATGTACAATGGAATCCCTATGTGTGCTATATTTACTACGTGTATTTCTCAATGGTTCctttttatgtgtcaacataTGCAATTGTTGTTTTGTCAATTGACCGTGCATACGTTATTGTAAGACCATTAGCAGCTGCTTCGAAAGGCAAACTTTACCGTTATGGTATGGCATTATCTGCATGGATTATTGGATGCATCCTAGCGATTCCATACGGAGTGTTTGGTAAATATAGTGAAGAGGATGTCTATTGTATGCATGATTCACCAAGTTTA gTATTGCTATACGCAGATCTCACTACTATTATCATATTACCAATCGGAATCATAACAGTATGCTACAGTGTTATCATTATTACAATACGTGGTCGGGAAAGAAATGGATTTTTGCGTGGTAAAAACAATGATTCAG ATAATGATTGTGATACAAATGTAAGAAATAACAGCATTTCAAAGGCAAAGATCAGGACCATTAAACTACTATGCGTTGTTGTGTGTG CATACATTATTTGCTGGGCTCCAATTACAATCGCAGCAGTCTTAATGCATCATGAAATAGCAGAATATGGGCTTTGGTTTAAGGTACTCTACTTACTTGCCCCGGTAAACAGCCTCGCTAATCCTTTAGTGTTTCTTATTTTCAACCAGAAAATGTTTCGTTCGAAAACGAATAAGACGAAGAAGAAAGTATTTAGAGGAACAACTTTTAAAACCGAGACAGAAACATTATCATTGGGTATCTAA